The Plodia interpunctella isolate USDA-ARS_2022_Savannah chromosome 8, ilPloInte3.2, whole genome shotgun sequence genome window below encodes:
- the LOC128672085 gene encoding aminoacylase-1-like, whose protein sequence is MAVEYEKDPSVSNLRNYLRIRSVHPNINYAECLTYLRGQAAELGFPVKVFEPVPKKPVLVMTCEGQEPSLPSILLNSHMDVVPVFEKSWTYPPFEARLVDGVIYGRGVQDMKSVGILYLEALKRLKSKGLKFKRTIHLTFVPDEEVGGLKGMGEFVKTEDFKKLNVGFSLDEGLASASEYYHVYNAERSIWHITMICPGKSGHGSLLLPDNNGEKIRYIIDKFMDLRQESKKKLEEDSKLTIGDVTTVNLTMLNGGIQNNVIPEKLTVSFDLRLATTVDHEEFENMIKGWCKEAGDNVSYKFDQKDPYVSPTKVDDTNAYWLAFKGTFDKLKLPLKVLTFPGGTDSRYVRERRIPALGITPYCHTPPQIHEHDESLKAATFLHAISVYEELIPTLANV, encoded by the exons ATGGCTGTGGAATACGAGAAAGACCCCTCTGTGAGCAACTTGAGGAATTACCTTCGAATACGATCTGTGCATCCCAATATTAATTACG CGGAATGCCTGACTTACTTGCGCGGCCAGGCAGCGGAGCTGGGCTTCCCTGTGAAGGTGTTCGAGCCAGTGCCAAAGAAGCCGGTGCTGGTGATGACCTGCGAGGGCCAGGAACCGAGCCTGCCCAGCATCCTGCTCAACTCTCACATGGACGTCGTGCCGGTTTTTGAG AAAAGCTGGACATACCCTCCATTCGAAGCGCGCCTGGTCGACGGTGTCATCTACGGCCGAGGAGTACAAGACATGAAATCTGTCGGTATCCTGTATCTGGAAGCCTTGAAGAGGCTCAAGAGCAAGGGCTTGAAATTTAAGAGGACCATCCATCTAACTTTTGTACCAG ATGAAGAAGTGGGGGGCCTTAAAGGTATGGGCGAGTTCGTGAAAACCGAAGACTTCAAGAAGCTGAACGTAGGATTCTCCCTGGACGAGGGTCTGGCCAGCGCCAGCGAGTACTACCATGTATACAACGCTGAAAGGAGCATCTGGC ATATCACAATGATATGCCCTGGAAAGTCCGGACACGGATCTTTGTTGCTTCCAGACAATAATGGAGAAAAG ATTCGGTACATCATTGACAAGTTCATGGATCTGAGACAAGAATCGAAGAAGAAGTTAGAAGAGGACAGCAAGCTGACCATCGGAGACGTCACTACCGTAAACTTGACGATGCTAAAT GGtggaatacaaaacaatgtgATTCCAGAGAAATTGACTGTTAGCTTCGACCTGCGCTTGGCTACTACTGTCGACCATGAGGAGTTCGAAAATATg ATAAAGGGTTGGTGCAAGGAAGCTGGGGACAATGTGAGCTATAAGTTCGATCAGAAGGACCCGTACGTGAGCCCTACAAAAGTTGACGATACCAACGCATATTGGTTGGCTTTCAAGGGGACTTTCGATAAACT gAAACTCCCGCTCAAAGTCCTCACGTTCCCGGGCGGTACCGATAGCCGTTACGTCCGCGAGAGGAGGATCCCAGCGCTGGGCATCACCCCCTACTGCCACACGCCCCCCCAGATACACGAACACGACGAGAGTCTCAAAGCCGCTACGTTCCTCCACGCAATCTCCGTGTATGAAGAACTTATACCGACTTTGGCTAATGTTTAA